Within the Flavobacterium sp. 9R genome, the region ACACAAATATTAGTCAAGGGATAAAAGAGGGTAATCGAAAGTGGCTTTCATTACCCTCTTTTGCTTTGGATTATAATTTTAATATCAATTCCAAATGGCAAATAGGTCTTCATAACGATGTAGTTATTGAAAAATTCGTTGTTTCCACTGCTGATGAAAAGGAGTTAGAACGTTCTACTCCAATAGCTAGTGCGGTAGTTCTTGGATATAAAGTTGGAAAACATTTTACATTTCAAGCAGGCTTGGGTGGTGAATTTGCGAAAGAAGAAGATTTTGTTCTCACTCGTTTTGGAGTAGAATATGGAGTAGAAATCAGGAATAACTGGGAATTAACAACCAATTTTTCTTACGATATAAAGTGGAATGCTTATGATAGTTTTTCGCTAGGGATTGGGGTTTGTAAATCTTTTGGGGAATAAAAACTAAGCATTTGTTATCCAATTTAGTAGTATTTAATATTTATCTTAATGTATATTTTAAAAAAAATGGTATGAAAACTTTAAAAACAATCCTATTTGTACTCTTATTTTCAGTTTTGATGGCAGCATGTTCTTCATTAACCGTAACTACAGATTTTGATCGTTCTGCTGATATTTCAAAATACAAAACTTTTGCTTTCTATAAGCTTAGTGACAAGAATGATGCTTTGAGTGATTTGAATAAAAATCGGATAGTCAATGCAATAAGAAATCAAATGATAGCCAAAGGTTTTAAAGAAGTAAACTCTGGCGCTGATGTTTTAGTAAATGCGACAGCAATGTCAGTTAACAAACAATCGGTTACTTCAACAACAAATGTATACGGATATGGAGGCTATTACCGTCCGTATCGTTGGGGTGGTGTTGGATATCCAATGGGCAACACCTCCTATGATGTAAGAGATTATAAAGATGGCTCTTTAATAATTGATGTTTTAGATGCAAAAGACCAAAACTTACTTTGGCAAGGGATTGGAAACAAAGAAATTGATGCGCCATCGAAAGATCCAGACGCTGTAATCAACAGTGGAGTTATGAAAATAATGGAACGTTTTCCGATGGAAATGATGAAAAAATAGACTTGTTATAGCTGAATTAAAAGTGAACCAAAATTAAACCATTTAAATAAAAAAAGATGAGAAAATTAGCATTGATTATTGCTGTTGCATTTACTTCTGTTGCATTTGCTCAAAGTGGAGTTAAAGAAGATATTGAATTGATTCAAAGTTTTTACGGAAAATCAAAACAAGAATTAGTTTCAGCCTATATGGTGTTAAAAGAACCACAACTTTCAGAATTTACTAAGGTCTATGAAGCTTATGAGCAAGAGCGAAAAGTTTTAGCTCAAAAACGTATGCAAATTATAAGTGATTATGCTACCAATTATGCCACACTTGATGACGCAAAAGCGGACGCTATTGCTAAAGCAAGTCTTGCTAACAATTTAGCTTATGAAAAGTTATACGCCAAGTATTATGTAAAATCAAAGAAAGTTATTGGTGCTTTAAATGCAGCAAAATTTATTCAATTAGAAACTGCTTTACATACCGTAATTAGAGAAGAGACACAAAACGCTATTCCTTTCATAGGTGAAATTGATAGAACAAAGAAAATGTAATTGAAGATTCATAAGTCTATAAAAGGGCATTTTATTGTTTCAATGATTAGCTCTATTTTGAATAATTGTCACATTGAGCCCGATATCGTATCGGGCTTATTTTGTTTTGATTAAATTTTAATTATTGTATTCAACGTCTTTTTAAATTGAATATATTTGTTAAAAAACAGCTTTATTTTGAAAAAAACATACCTACTACTTGTTGCACTGATTTTGCTTTTGTTTCTTCTTTTTCGAGTATTTATTGTTGATGGCGTTACTTCAAAAGACGAAAAATATGCACCTATTAGCGGGCATCAAGGGAAGTATGTTGGCGATAAAAGTTGTATTTCTTGCCATGGGAAAGAGCACAAACAATGGACCTCCTCACACCATTATAAGTCAATGTTACTGCCTACTCCAGAAACAGTCAAAGGAGACTTCAACAATGTAACATTAACTGCCGATGGTGTTACTAGTCGATTTTTTAAAAAAGGAACAAAGTATTTTATTAATACAGAAGGCGCCGACGGTAAAAATCATGATTTTGAAGTAAAATATGTTTTTGGATTTACTCCATTGCAACAATACTTAATTGAATTTCCTGGCGGCAGAATGCAAGTTCCAAGATTGAGTTGGGATACACAAAAGAAAAAATGGTTTAACCAATATGCAGGTCAAAAAATTGCCTCACACGATTGGTTGCATTGGACTGGAAATTCACAAAATTGGAATACGATGTGCGCTTCGTGCCATTCTACTAATCTTCAAAAAAACTACAACACGACGACGGATTCTTATAAAACTACTTATGATGTAATTAATGTTAGTTGTGAGAGTTGCCACGGTGCAGGGGAGAAACATCTGGATTACATCAAGGGAGCAGATTACAAAGACGGGGAACGAATCAAAGGAAGTTTTCTGAAACTAGTTAGAAATTCAGGACAGTTAGAACAAATTAATACCTGTGCACCTTGTCACGCAAGAGTATCTGAAATTAATTCTAAACACATTACAAGTACAGAATTGCTTGATAATTACATTCCTCAAATTCCAGATGATGAATATTATTATGCTGATGGGCAAATAAAAGATGAAGATTATATCTATACTTCTTTTTTGCAAAGTAAGATGTACAGCAAAGGAGTAAAGTGCAGTAATTGTCACGATATTCATACTACTAAATTGAAAAAAACCGGTAATCAATCCTGTACTCAATGCCATTTGGATTCAAAATATAATGTGCCAACTCATACTTTTCACAAAGCTGACGCAAAAGGAAGTTTGTGTATCAGTTGCCATATGCCTGGTAAATTTTATATGGGTAATGACTTTCGTCATGACCATAGTTTTAGGGTGCCAAGACCCGATTTGACGGTAAAATATGGAACGCCTAATGCTTGTAATATCTGTCATACCAATCTTTCGGCAAAAGCTATGGCACAAGCTGTAGAAAAATGGTACGGTAAAAAAAGAGCGTATCATTTTGCTGAAGATTTAATTCCGGGTAGTCAATTGAATGGAATGAGCGAAGAGCATTTGCTACGTTTAATTAACGGTAAAAACATTCCTCCAATTATTAGAGCTACAGCAGCCTTTTATTTAGGAAAAGTCAATACCCCAAATAGCTTAAATGCTTTATTGGTTTGTATTAAAAGTAAAGATGCACAAGTTCGTTACCGCGCTATTCAAAGTCTTGAAGGTTTTACACCTAATTTGTGGGTAAATGAGGTTGGTCCGTTACTCAAAGATAAAGTTCGGGCTGTAAGAATTGCAGCAGCAGATTTGTATACTAGTTTGCCCAAAGAGCAAATGCCTAGTAATTACCTAAATGATTACAATTCTGCTAACAAAGAATTGCTGGAGTATCTTCATTATCAAACCGATTTTTCAGTTGGAAATGTGATGTTAGCCGATTATTATTTAAAAGTAAACGACTATGAAAATGCCAAAGCTTTTTATCTAAAAGGAATTAAAAAGGACAGTCAGATGAATTATGCTCTGCTAAATTTAGCCACCGTTTATAATATGCAAGGGAACAACCAAGAAGCCTTAGCTACCT harbors:
- a CDS encoding DUF4136 domain-containing protein, yielding MKTLKTILFVLLFSVLMAACSSLTVTTDFDRSADISKYKTFAFYKLSDKNDALSDLNKNRIVNAIRNQMIAKGFKEVNSGADVLVNATAMSVNKQSVTSTTNVYGYGGYYRPYRWGGVGYPMGNTSYDVRDYKDGSLIIDVLDAKDQNLLWQGIGNKEIDAPSKDPDAVINSGVMKIMERFPMEMMKK
- a CDS encoding tetratricopeptide repeat protein, with product MKKTYLLLVALILLLFLLFRVFIVDGVTSKDEKYAPISGHQGKYVGDKSCISCHGKEHKQWTSSHHYKSMLLPTPETVKGDFNNVTLTADGVTSRFFKKGTKYFINTEGADGKNHDFEVKYVFGFTPLQQYLIEFPGGRMQVPRLSWDTQKKKWFNQYAGQKIASHDWLHWTGNSQNWNTMCASCHSTNLQKNYNTTTDSYKTTYDVINVSCESCHGAGEKHLDYIKGADYKDGERIKGSFLKLVRNSGQLEQINTCAPCHARVSEINSKHITSTELLDNYIPQIPDDEYYYADGQIKDEDYIYTSFLQSKMYSKGVKCSNCHDIHTTKLKKTGNQSCTQCHLDSKYNVPTHTFHKADAKGSLCISCHMPGKFYMGNDFRHDHSFRVPRPDLTVKYGTPNACNICHTNLSAKAMAQAVEKWYGKKRAYHFAEDLIPGSQLNGMSEEHLLRLINGKNIPPIIRATAAFYLGKVNTPNSLNALLVCIKSKDAQVRYRAIQSLEGFTPNLWVNEVGPLLKDKVRAVRIAAADLYTSLPKEQMPSNYLNDYNSANKELLEYLHYQTDFSVGNVMLADYYLKVNDYENAKAFYLKGIKKDSQMNYALLNLATVYNMQGNNQEALATLEKAIKNDAKNDRAYFNLGLLYNEMKNSKASEEAFAKAVSLQSKNDKLYYNYGLLLLELKKYKEAESILKKGIEIAPFSSQLYYALTFVYMQANLPNKALETVVALKKLDGNNPNYQSLFAQFGV